The Pelagibius sp. CAU 1746 genomic sequence CCGCGCCACTGGGACGTGGAGCGCCTTGTCGGACATATGTCGCGCGACAAGAAGGTGAGCGGCGGGCGCATTACCTTCGTCCTTGTGCGCGGCATCGGCGAGGCCTATCTGGACAGGACCGTAGAGTTGGACGAGGTGCGCGCGCTCTTGACCGCCGCCTTGAACGACGCCGACCAGCTCGCCCGGGAGAACGAAGCCTCGGGCATAACGACGCGGGCCACGCTCGGCAGTTGAACGCCGAGAGACCGTCCCGCCACGCTCCGCCTTGGGAGCCGCCCGCAAGACACGATGCCTTTTCAGCAACCTGAATAGATCGACCATGGAAATCGACCTCGCCATCATCCTCGGCGCCATCCTGGTGCTGCTGGTCTTCTCGGCATTCTTCTCCGGCTCGGAAACGGCGCTGACTGCGGCCTCGCGCCCGCGCCTGCACAACCTGGCCCAGTCCGGCGACCACCGCGCCAACGTGGTCAACGACCTCTGGCACGAAAAGGAGCACCTGATCGGCGCCATCCTGCTGGGCAACAACCTGGTCAATATCCTGGCCTCGGCGCTGGCCACCAGCGCCCTCATCACCCTTTTCGGCGACGCCGGCGTGGCCTACGCGACCCTGGCCATGACCGTCCTGGTGCTGGTCTTCGCCGAGGTGCTGCCCAAGACCTACGCCCTGCAGAACGCCGACCGCGCCGCCCTGGCCGTGGCGCCGGTGATGCGCATCATCGTCGCCCTGCTGAAGCCCTTCTCGCTGGTCATCCAGATGATCGTACGCGCGGCGCTGTCCGGCTTCGGCATCGAAGTGCGCCACACGCTCTCCGCCGAGGCCTCCGAGGAACAGCTGCGCGGCGCCATCGACCTGCACCAGGGCGAAGGCGAGGAAGAGCGCCACGAGCGCGAGATGCTGCGCTCGATCCTGGATCTCGGCGACGTCTGGGTGGAGGAGATCATGATCCACCGCAAGGACGTGGTGGCCATCGACGTCGACCTGCCGGCGGCGCAGATCGTCGAGGCGGTTCTGGCCAGCCCCTTCACCCGAATTCCGCTATGGCAGGAGGATCCCGACAACATCGTCGCCGTGCTGCACGCCAAGGCCTTGCTGCGCGCGGTACAGGCGGCCAGCACCGACCTGGACAAGCTGGACGTCAGGGCCATTGCCGCCGCGCCCTGGTTCATTCCCGAGACCACCGACCTGCTGTCGCAGCTCCAGGCCTTCCGCCGCCGCCACGAACACTTCGCCATCGTGGTCGACGAGTATGGCGAGATGCTGGGCATCGTCACCCTGGAAGACATCCTGGAAGAGATCGTGGGCGACATCTCCGACGAGCACGACGTGGATATCGAGGGTGTGCAACAGCAACGCGACGGAACCATGATCGTCGACGGCAAGGTCACCCTGCGCGACCTCAACCGGCGCTTCGAATGGCGCCTGCCCGACGAGGAGGCCTCGACCATCGCCGGCCTCATCCTGCACGAGGCGCGCTGCATTCCCGACGCCGGCCAGATCTTCACCTTCCACGGCTTCAAGTTCGAGATCCTGGGGCGCAAGCGCAACCAGATCACCTCGGTGCGGATCTGCCCCAGCGACAGCGGGCCGGCCGAGGAGCCGGAGGACGAAGAGGCGGCACAAGGCTGATTTCATCGACGCGTTATTCGCGTAAAGATTGAAAGGCCGCCGCCCAGCGCCGCTTGACCGCGATTCCGATGCCCTGCACAATCGGTTGCAAGCAGGGGGCGGGAAGAATCTCCCTGCAAGCGGCCGCGCCCTCTATGGCGCCTCTTATTGAAGCATAGGGCCTTGAATCTCTTAAGATTCGCACAAGAGCCCTTCCGCGCGGGAGGACCCCATATGCAGCGTAGAGTTGTACCGGATATCGTCGATCAGCAGAAGATCGAGCTCTTGCCCGGCAGCACCACCGTCCGCGATGCCGTCCGCAATATGGCGGAGCGCCATATCGGCGCGGCCCTCGTCGGCAGCGGCGGGCGGCTGGAAGGCATCTTCACCGAGCGGGACCTGCTGATCCGCGTCGTGGCGCGCGGACTCGATCCCGACAGCACGCCCCTGAGCGCGGTCATGACCGCCAATCCCGACACCGTGGGGCCCGACGATCTGGCCTCCCTGGCCCTGGAACGGATGCGCTCCTCCGGCTACCGCCACGTCCCGGTGGTCGAGGACGGCGAGGTTGTCGGCATCGTCTCGCTGCGCGACCTCTACGCGGCGGCCAAGCGCGAGTTGGAGGAGGACCTGCAGCAGCGCGAAGCCTTCATCTTCGACACCGGCTACGGCACCGGCTGATCTCCCCAAGGAGCACCGCGGGCCCCTGGGAGAACGGCGGGCTTCCCGGGGCCTCGGCCGCTGCGCTTGGTTGACGGGCGGCCGCGGGGTCCTATAGTCGCGGGTTCCCTGTTCGAGAACCACGCGGTACCCGGCCATGCCCCTCTCGCCCCCTGTCGAGCGAACCTGTCTGCACAATCGGAAATACGACTTTCAAGGCTACCAGCGCGCCGACGGCCTGTGGGACATCGAGGGGCGCATCGTCGACACCAAGACCTATGCCTTCGCCAACCAGGACCGCGGCGAGATCCCGGCCGGCGAGGCGCTGCACGACATGTCGATCCGCCTGACCATCGACGAGGACTTCAAGGTTCACGACATCGAGGCGGTGACCGACTTCAGCCCCTTCCGCCTTTGCCCGGACATCACGCCGAACTTCAAGCGCATGATCGGCGCCGAGATCAAGACCGGCTGGACCCAGCAGGTACGCCGGCAACTGGGCGGCGTCGAAGGCTGCACCCACCTGGTCGACCTGCTGATCGCCATGGCGACGGTCGCCTTTCAGACCCTCTATCCGGTGCGCGCCGCCACGGCCGCCAAACGCCCGCCCGGCCAGCGGCCGGGCCTGCTGGAGACCTGCCACGCCTTCGCCAGCGACAGCCCCATCGTCAAGCGCTCCTGGCCGGACTTCTATACCGGCGAGGAGTAGCCCCTAAAGCCAGGCCCCCTAAAGCCAAGCCCCCTAAAGCCAAGCCAAGGGGTCGAGCCCGATGACCGGCCCATGCAGGTGCAGCAGCGCCGCGTAGAGCAGCAGGCCCGCCAGCAGATCGATCACGCCGCAAAGCGGCACCACCCGCCGCAGCCGCGCGGCCGGTCCGCCATCCGTCTGAGCGGCGGCCGCCGCGTAGTCGGCCTCCGAAAGCCGCGCGCGCGCACGCCGCTCCATGCGTTTCATGCCGGCCAGGCTGAAGCCCGCCAGACTGCCGAAGAGGATGAGGCTCACCAGGTCGCCGTTGGCCACGAGGTGGGCGGCGGCCCAGAGGAAGAAGGCCCAAAGAACGGGGTGGCGGAACTGTGCCGCCAGGCCGGCGCGGCGCGGATCGGCGAGGCCGCCGCGGAAGGAGACCGACAGCGGGCTGGGCTGCCACAGCGCCCCGGCGAGCAGGATGCTGGCGGGCAGCATGGCGGCCAGCGGCACCAGCGCCGTGGCCCGGCTGGGCGCCCAGAGCTCGATGTAGGGGGCGGCCAGGGCCGCGGCGATCACCCAGGCGATGGTCGCCAGGGAGACCAGCGAATAGACCGCCAGATAGGCCGGCCGGCCCAGCTTCTCGATCAGCAGGACACGCAGGCCGGTCGCCGCCGGCAGGACGTGGGCGGCCAGGAAGACGGCAATGGCGGCGAAGAATTCGATCATGCTGCTGGATAGCGCCCCGGCGCCGACACCTCAACCTCCTCCGGTTCCCGCCGGCAGGTCCCGGACCTGCCTCGGCGCCGCCCGATCAGCCGGCTCCGACCTCTTCTTCCGGGGTCAGGGTCTTGAGCTGCAGGGCGTGGACGCCGGCGGCCAGTTCTTCGGCCAGGATCTCGTAGACCCGGCGCTGGCGGGCGACGCGGCTCTGGCCGGCGAAGGCCGCCGAGACCACTTCGACGCTGAAATGGGTCTCGCCGCCTTCGCGGTAGCCGGCATGCCCCTTGTGCTTTTCCGAATCATCAACGACCTTAAGGCGTTGCGGCGCGAGGGCCTCGGTCAGTTTCTGTTCGATGGTCTGCGCGACTGCCACGGCACTGCTCCTTCACCGACGATCTGCTGCGCCTGACGGGCGCGTCCAGAAGGTGGGTCGCCCGTCCGGGCCTGTCAACGCCGACCTGGCGGGCCCCGCCCGACAACGCCTCAATCCTGCCCGGAGGCAGGCCACCAGGGATCGCCTTCATGTCATCCAACACTGCGCCCTCCACCGCCCTCAGCCCCGCCGCCGCGCGGCTGCTGCTGGTCGGCGTGGTGGTCCTCTGGGGCGTCAACTGGCCGGTCATGAAGGTCGGCCTGCAGTCCATGCCGCCGGTGTGGTTCGCCGCCGCGCGCATGACCCTGGGGGCGGCCAGCCTCTTCGCCGTGCTGGCCGTCCTGGGCCGCCTGAAGCTGCCGACGCGCCGCGACCTGGCGGTCGTCTTCACCGTCGGGGGACTGCAGATGGCCGCCTTCCTGGTGCTGGTGAACTTCGCCCTGGAGCACGTCGGGGCCGGACGCTCGGCGGTGCTGGCCTACACCACGCCGCTGTGGGTGACGCCGGCCGCCGTCCTGTTCCTGGGCGAGACCATGAACCGGCGGAAACTGCTGGGTCTCTGCCTGGGCCTCGGCGGCGTGGCCGTGCTGTTCAACCCCCTGGGCTTCGATTGGACCAGCCGCGCGGCCCTGACCGGCAACGCGCTGCTGCTGGCCGCCGCCTTTTCCTGGTCGCTGGCGATCCTGCATGTCCGCGTTCACGAGTGGGAGTCCTCGCCCCTGCAGCTCGCGCCCTGGCAGATGGTGCTGGCGGCGCCGCCGCTGGCGGCCCTCTCCTGGTTCACCGAGGACTGGTCGGCGATCGCCTGGTCCGGCGGGCTGGGCGCGATCCTGGCCTACAACGGCCCCCTGGCGACGGCCTTCTGCTTCTGGGCGGTGGTCAGCGTCAACCGGGCGCTGCCGGCCACCACCACCTCCCTCAGCCTGCTGGCGGTGCCGGTGGCCGGTGTCCTGGCCTCGGCGCTTTTCCTGGGCGAGCCGACGACCCCGACCCTGCTGGGCGGCCTGGCCCTCATCCTCTGCGGTACGGTGCTGGTGAACCTGGCCGACCTGCGCGGCGGGCGCGCCGCCGGGGGGCGGGACGCGCCGCCGACTCCCAACGACTGAGACTGCCGAAGACGAACAGGGGCGACTAACAGCCCGGAATCGCGCGGTTTTACGGCCTGCCGCCCTTGCGCCCGGAGGGCCCCTTCCCACATAATTCAAAGATGTCCGGTTCCCCCCAGAAGCCTCACGGCGACCCCTTCCATGAAGGCCCCTACCGCACCGGCGACGCCGGGTCGGACGCGGGCCTGCGCCGCTGCGAGCGGCCGGGCTGCACGGCGGAAGGACTGCACCGGGCGCCGCGCTCGCGCGACGACCTCACCAGCTACTACTGGTTCTGCCTCGAGCATGTGCGCGAATACAACCTGGCCTGGGACTATTTCAAGGACCTGGACGAGGACGACATCGAGCGGATCCGCCGCGGCGACGCGGTATGGCAGCGCCCGACCTGGCCCCTCAACGGCGGCCTCGGCGGACGCAAGACTGGTCCGCACAGCAGACCCTTGCGCGACGGCTTCGGCTTCTTCACCGAGGAAGCCGCCGACCGGGAGCAGCACAAAGGCCGCTTTCCGCCCACGTCCCGCCAGGCCAAGGCGCTCAAGACCCTGGAACTGGCGCCCAACGCCACCCTGGCCGAGGTCAAAGCGCGCTATAAGTCGCTGGTCAAGGAATTGCACCCTGACATTACCGGCGGCGACGGACGCTCCGAAGAGCGGCTGAAAATCATCAACTTGGCGTATTCGGACTTGAAGGCGGCCTTCGACTGATGTTCAACAGGCTCAGGCCCTTCGACGTGCCGGGTTAAAACTCTAAATTCAAACGACGGAATTCCTACTTCATGGCGACAGCAGACCCCACGGCCACCGACGGCGAGATGCCGACGAGCGGCCCCGATATCGAAGTTTCGGTGCGCCAGACCTTCGGCCTCGACTGCGACATGCAGGTGCCGGCGTTCAGCCAGGCCAACGACTACGTGCCCGAGGTCGACGAAACCTACCGCTTCGACCACGACACCACCCTCGCCATCCTGGCCGGCTTCGCCCATAACCGCCGCGTGATGATCCAGGGCTATCACGGCACCGGCAAGTCGACGCATATCGAGCAGGTCTCCGCGCGCCTCAACTGGCCGTGCATCCGCGTCAACCTGGACAGCCACATCAGCCGTATCGACCTGGTGGGCAAGGACGCCATCGTGCTGAAGGACGGCAAGCAGGTCACCGAATTCCGCGAGGGCCTGCTGCCCTGGGCGCTGCAGCGCCCGACGGCCCTGGTCTTCGACGAATACGACGCCGGCCGCCCGGACGTGATGTTCGTCATCCAGCGGGTGCTGGAAGTCGACGGCAAGCTGACCCTGCTGGACCAGAACCGGGTCATCCGCCCGCATCCGGCCTTCCGACTCTTCTCCACCACCAACACCATCGGCCTGGGCGACACCACGGGGCTCTACCACGGCACCCAGCAGATCAACCAGGCGCAGATGGACCGCTGGAACATCGTCGCCACGCTGAACTACCTGGAACACGACGCCGAGGTGGAGATCATCCTCGCCAAGTCGCCGGAATACGACAGCGCCGAGGGCCGCGAGCGGGTCTCCGCCATGGTCGCCCTGGCCGACCTGACGCGCAGCGGCTTCATCAACGGCGACATCTCCACCGTGATGAGCCCGCGCACGGTGATGACCTGGGCGGAGAACGCCACCATCTTCGGCGACGTCGGCTTCGCCTTCCGGGTCACGTTCCTCAACAAGTGCGACGAGATCGAGCGCCCCGTCGTGGCGGAGTACTACCAGCGCTGCTTCGGCAGCGAGCTGCCGGAGTCCGGCGTCAAGGCGCACATCACCTGAGCCCGGGACGCCTCTAGATGAGCCAGCCCGAAAACCCGCTCGACGTCTTCCGGCGGACAACCGCCGCGACGGTGCGCGCCATCGCCGAGCGTGACGATATCAACGTCACCTATGCGCCGCGCGGCCAGGGGCTGGTCGGCAAGGAAGTGAAGGTAACGCTGCCGGCGCGCAATCTGCCGGCGGAGGAAGCCGCGCTGGTGCGCGGCGAAGCCGACGCCGCGGCCCTGCGCCTGCGCCACCACGACGGCAGCCTGCACGCTCACGCGCGCCCGCGCTCCCAGGAGGCGCGCGAGATCTTCGACGCCATCGAACAGGCGCGCTGCGAGGCGCTGGGCATGCGGCGCATGGCCGGTGTGGCGCAGAACCTGGATGCGGCCCTGGAGGAACAGTACCGGGTGCGCGGCCTGAACCGCGCCCAGAGCCGCGAGGACGTGCCGCTGTCGGAGGCCCTGCGCCTGCTGGCCCGCGAGGCCATGACCGGCGCGACGACGCCGGCCAGCGCCAAGGGCGTCATCGACCTCTGGCGCCCGATCCTGGGCCAGGAGATCCTGCAGGACATCAAGGAACTGGGCCGGCGCGCCGAGGACCAGGCGCTTTTCGCCGAGACGGTGCGCGACATGCTGCAGCACCTGGACATCGACATCGGCCTGGAAGACGACCTCGAGCAGGACGAGGACGAGCAGGACCAGCAGCAGGACGAGTCCGAGGACGACAACAGCAGCAGCCAGACCGACGGCGACGAGAGCGCCGAGACGCCGACCACCATGGAAGGCGAGGACAGCGAGGGCGACGAGTCCGAGGGCGCGGAGCCGCAGGCCGCCGAGGCCGACAGCGAGATGATGGAAGGCGCGGGCGAGGAAGACCCCGGCCGCCCCGGACAGCTTCCCGAGCTGTTCGGCCACAACGCCCGCGACAGCGAGCCCTATCACGCCTTCACCACGGAATTCGACGAGATCATCGAGGCGGAAGAGCTCTGCGATCCCGACGAGCTGACGCGCCTGCGCCAGATGCTGGACCAGCAGCTCGCCCACCTGCAGGGCGTCATCGCGCGCCTCGCCAACCGCCTGCAGCGCCGCCTGCTGGCGATGCAGACCCGCGCCTGGGACTTCAACCTGGACGAAGGCCTGCTGGACACCGCGCGCCTGGCCCGCGTCATCGTCAACCCGATGCACTCGCTGACCTACAAGCAGGAGCGCGATACCGAGTTCCGCGACACCGTGGTGACGCTGCTGATCGACAACTCCGGCTCCATGCGCGGCCGCCCGATCACGGTGGCGGCGATGAGCGCCGACATCCTGGCGCGCACCCTGGAGCGCTGCGGCGTGAAGGTGGAGATCCTGGGCTTCACCACGCGCATGTGGAAGGGCGGTCAGGCGCGCGAACGCTGGATCGGCGCCGGCAAGCCGCCCAGCCCGGGCCGCCTCAACGACCTGCGCCATATCGTCTACAAGTCCGCCGATGCCCCCTGGCGGCGTGCGCGCAAGAACCTGGGCCTGATGCTGCGCGAGGGCATCTTGAAGGAGAACATCGACGGCGAGGCCCTGTTGTGGGCGCACAACCGCCTGATCGGGCGTACCGAGCAGCGCCGCATCCTCATGGTGATCTCCGACGGCGCGCCGGTCGACGACTCGACTCTCTCGGTCAACCCGGGCAACTACCTGGAACGCCACCTGCGCGACGTCATCGCCTACATCGAGAACCGCTCTCCGGTGGAGCTTCTGGCCATCGGCATCGGCCACGACGTGACCCGCTACTACCGCCGTGCGGTCACCATCGTCGACGCAGAACAGCTCGGCGGCACGGTGATGGAGAAGCTGGCCGAACTCTTCGAGGAAGAGCACGGAGGTTTGGCCCCGCAAGGTCCGCGCCGCGGCGCCCGCGTCCACTGATCTTGCGGACGGCGCGCCTCACCGCCCTCCTTTACTGCCTGCTGCTGCTCGCCGCGCCCGCCGCGGCACAGACACCGCTCGAGATCCGCGCCACCCCGCTGCGCTTCAATGCCGAGGACAAGACCCAGGTCACCGCCGGCGACTTGCGCTGGCGCGGCGGCCTGCTGCTCAGCGCCGACGACCCGCGCTTCGGCGGCCTCTCGGACCTGGCGATCTCGCCGGACGGCACGCGCATCACCGCCATTACCGATGCCGGGCGCTGGATCACCGCGCGCCTCACCTACGACCGGAACGGCCACCTCGCGGGCGTCGCCGAGGGACGCTGGGGCGCGCTGCGCGGCGCCGGGGGCCTGCTGCTGACCGGAAAGGCCAGACAGGACGCCGAGGCCCTGACCCGGCTGGACGACGGCAGCTTCGCGGTCGCCTTCGAGCGCCGCCACCGCCTGCGGCGCTTCCCCGGCGGCGACCTCACCAAACCGCCGGTGGAGATCGCCGCCCCCGCAAGCCTCGCCGCCGCCGCCGGCAACAGCGGCATCGAGGCCCTGGTGGCGCTGGCCGGCGACCGCCTGCTCGCCTTCACCGAGGGCCAGAAAGTTGGCGGTCTAGCGGGAGGCGACAGCTACGCGGTCTATCTGCGCGACGGCGCGGGCCTGTGGCAGGGCCTGGCCCTGAAACCCAAGGGCCTCTTCCACCCGACCGGGGCGGCGCAGCTTCCCTCCGGCGATGTGATCCTGCTGGAGCGGCGCTTCACCCTGCTGGGCGGCGTCAGCGCGCGCCTGCGGCGCCTCCCGCTCGCCGCGATCCAGCCGGGCGCCCTGCTGGACGGCAGCGAGATCGCCGAGCTGAGACCTCCGCTCACCCTCGACAACTTCGAGGGCGTAGCGGTCCATCGGCTGGGCGACGGCACGACGCGGATCACCCTCGTTTCCGACGACAATTTCAGCCCCCTGCAGCGCACCCTCCTCGTGCAGTTCGATCTGCTGCAAGGCGGTTGAGCCTCGCCGCTGCGGACAACTTGACGGGGATCAACGCAGCGCAGAATTGGGTGCGAACACTCTTCGCGTTCCCTCCGCATCGCGGTTTCGCCTAAGCTGTCCGCCTGGACAGATAAACGGGGGGAAGCAGCATGCCCGCGCCGCAAGCCAAAGATCGGCCTTACACCCTGGAAAACTATGTCGCCGACCTGCGGCGCATCACCGCGGAAACCGACGAGGAGGACGAGATCATCCGCCGCGTCGGCCCGCTGGCCCAGCGCCTCGCCGTCGACAAGAGCTGGCTTCAGGACAAGTACTACCAGACCAACGGCGAGCAGGGCTTCAACGCCTTCCTGCTGCACGAGGAACCGGACCATTCGCTGGCCGTTCTCGCCGTGAACTGGCTGCCCGGCCGCGGCGCGCCGCCGCACGATCACGGCACCTGGGCGGTGATCTCCGGCGTCGACGGCGTGGAGCGCAACACGCGCTACGCCCGTGTCGACGACCGCAGCCGTCCCGATCGCGCCGAATTGGAAGTGAAGCACGAGATCAATGCCGATGCCGGCGAGCTGATCTGCATGAAGACCGGCGGCATCCACTCCGTCCACAACGACGGCAGCGACGTCACGCTGTCGCTGCACACCTATGGCACGCATCCCAACTTCACCGAACGCTCGCAGTTCGATCTGGAGACCGGCGAGAAAAAGGACTTCAAGGTGCAGGTGGAATGAGGCCCGGCCTGAACGGCGCGAAGTCCGCGCTAGAGCAGATCAGGGTCGGCTGGAATCGCCGAAGGCGATCCACCGGCCCTGTGAATCTGCTCAATACCTATGAAGTAGATCGGATTCACACGATGAGACGGGACCACATCGTGGCTCCGTCTCATCGTGATCCGATCTAGGCTGACAGCGCCGTGTAGTAGGTCAGGCGCTCCGAGACGACGCCGTCGTCCGCCACCTTGATCAGGCCGCTGCCCGCGATGCCGGTGCCGGGCGCCGTCCACCAGCACCAGGCGGTCAGTTCGCCGTCCGCTTCGGCGGTCAGCACCTCGGTCAGCGACAGGAAATGGGCTTCCGCCTTGCCGCCTCTCAGTTCCTCGACCGTCGCCTTCATCCCGTCGAGATAGGCGGCCATGTCGCCCTTGGCCACGCGGCCGTGGTTCGGATCGTCCAGTACGTAACTGTCGGACAGTGCCGAGAGGATCTTGTCGCTGTTCCCTGTAGTCCAGCCTTCCGCATAGGCGGCCAGGTGATCGGCTTTGCTCATGGGCTTCCCCTTCGAAGAGTGTTGCCAAGGCAAGCCGAGCCTATCACGCGAAAGCCTCCTCGCCCGAACGCGATTACCGGATCGCCGGGCGCCCTTAGGGTTGCAGGTTGCCCTGGCAGCGCGAGCGAACCTTCGCCCCCGAAAAGCAAAAGGCCCGCTCGGAGGCGGGCCTTTCGGAAACTCTATGAGCCTTTAGAAGCTCAGGCGGCGGCGGCCTGCTTCTCGGTCGCTTTCTTGATCCGGCGCTTCAGCTCGCGGGCCTTCTGGCCGAGCTTCTCCGAGGAGGTCGACAGCAGGTAGGCGTCGATGCCGCCGCGCTTCTCCACGGTGCGGATGGCGCGGGTCGAGAGGCGCAGCTGCACGGTGGTGCCCAGCACGTCGCTCATCAGGCTGACGTCCTGCAGGTTCGGCAGGAAGCGCCGGCGGGTGCGGTTGTTGGCGTGGCTCACGTTGTTGCCGGTCTGAACGCCCTTGCCGGTGAAGTCGCAACGTCGTGCCATGATCGCAAATCCCAGGTCTGTGGCCCGCGCCCCGATATCCCTAGGGGCTGGCAGGCATCCATTGAAAAAGGTTACCGGGCGGCGAGCCACCCGGTGCGGGCTGGTTTCTAAGGCAGCGGCGGGGCCCCGTCAAGCCGATTCCGGGCGCTTTCCGGGCGGGCTCCCGGCTAGCCTGGGATGCGGGGAAAGTTTCCCAAAAATAGAGTTAATTCCCGATAAACAGCCCCACCAGGCGGCGGGCGGCGGCCGTCGGAGTGGTCTTGCCGGCCCGGACCTCCCGCTCCAGGCCCTGGAGCTCGCGGGCGACCTCCGGCTGGGCCTTGAAGCGGCGCATGAGGCCGTCGGAGATCTCGGCCCACATCCAGGCCCCGGCCTGGGCGGCGCGCTTGGCCGCACGGGCGCCGCTGGCCTCCATGACCTGCCGGTGCTTGACCACCGTCTCCCAGACCTCCCCGATGCCCTGATCCAGCAGGGCCGAGCATTTCAGCACCGGCGGGCGCCAGTCCGGGTTGGGCGCGCGCAGCAGGCCCAGGGCGCCGTAGTATTCCGCCACCGCCCGGTCGGCCGCCGGTACCATATCGCCGTCGGCCTTGTTGACGATGACCGCGTCGGCCAGCTCGACGATGCCCTTCTTGATGCCCTGCAGCTCGTCGCCGCCGCCGGGCAGCAGCAGCAGCAGGAAGATGTCGACCATCTCCGCCACCGCCGTCTCCGACTGGCCGACACCGACGGTCTCGACGATCACCACGTCGAAGCCCGCGGCCTCGCAGACCAGCATG encodes the following:
- a CDS encoding HlyC/CorC family transporter, with translation MEIDLAIILGAILVLLVFSAFFSGSETALTAASRPRLHNLAQSGDHRANVVNDLWHEKEHLIGAILLGNNLVNILASALATSALITLFGDAGVAYATLAMTVLVLVFAEVLPKTYALQNADRAALAVAPVMRIIVALLKPFSLVIQMIVRAALSGFGIEVRHTLSAEASEEQLRGAIDLHQGEGEEERHEREMLRSILDLGDVWVEEIMIHRKDVVAIDVDLPAAQIVEAVLASPFTRIPLWQEDPDNIVAVLHAKALLRAVQAASTDLDKLDVRAIAAAPWFIPETTDLLSQLQAFRRRHEHFAIVVDEYGEMLGIVTLEDILEEIVGDISDEHDVDIEGVQQQRDGTMIVDGKVTLRDLNRRFEWRLPDEEASTIAGLILHEARCIPDAGQIFTFHGFKFEILGRKRNQITSVRICPSDSGPAEEPEDEEAAQG
- a CDS encoding CBS domain-containing protein gives rise to the protein MQRRVVPDIVDQQKIELLPGSTTVRDAVRNMAERHIGAALVGSGGRLEGIFTERDLLIRVVARGLDPDSTPLSAVMTANPDTVGPDDLASLALERMRSSGYRHVPVVEDGEVVGIVSLRDLYAAAKRELEEDLQQREAFIFDTGYGTG
- a CDS encoding DUF2889 domain-containing protein; its protein translation is MPLSPPVERTCLHNRKYDFQGYQRADGLWDIEGRIVDTKTYAFANQDRGEIPAGEALHDMSIRLTIDEDFKVHDIEAVTDFSPFRLCPDITPNFKRMIGAEIKTGWTQQVRRQLGGVEGCTHLVDLLIAMATVAFQTLYPVRAATAAKRPPGQRPGLLETCHAFASDSPIVKRSWPDFYTGEE
- a CDS encoding NnrU family protein gives rise to the protein MIEFFAAIAVFLAAHVLPAATGLRVLLIEKLGRPAYLAVYSLVSLATIAWVIAAALAAPYIELWAPSRATALVPLAAMLPASILLAGALWQPSPLSVSFRGGLADPRRAGLAAQFRHPVLWAFFLWAAAHLVANGDLVSLILFGSLAGFSLAGMKRMERRARARLSEADYAAAAAQTDGGPAARLRRVVPLCGVIDLLAGLLLYAALLHLHGPVIGLDPLAWL
- a CDS encoding BolA family protein, coding for MAVAQTIEQKLTEALAPQRLKVVDDSEKHKGHAGYREGGETHFSVEVVSAAFAGQSRVARQRRVYEILAEELAAGVHALQLKTLTPEEEVGAG
- a CDS encoding DMT family transporter, with the protein product MSSNTAPSTALSPAAARLLLVGVVVLWGVNWPVMKVGLQSMPPVWFAAARMTLGAASLFAVLAVLGRLKLPTRRDLAVVFTVGGLQMAAFLVLVNFALEHVGAGRSAVLAYTTPLWVTPAAVLFLGETMNRRKLLGLCLGLGGVAVLFNPLGFDWTSRAALTGNALLLAAAFSWSLAILHVRVHEWESSPLQLAPWQMVLAAPPLAALSWFTEDWSAIAWSGGLGAILAYNGPLATAFCFWAVVSVNRALPATTTSLSLLAVPVAGVLASALFLGEPTTPTLLGGLALILCGTVLVNLADLRGGRAAGGRDAPPTPND
- a CDS encoding DnaJ domain-containing protein, producing the protein MSGSPQKPHGDPFHEGPYRTGDAGSDAGLRRCERPGCTAEGLHRAPRSRDDLTSYYWFCLEHVREYNLAWDYFKDLDEDDIERIRRGDAVWQRPTWPLNGGLGGRKTGPHSRPLRDGFGFFTEEAADREQHKGRFPPTSRQAKALKTLELAPNATLAEVKARYKSLVKELHPDITGGDGRSEERLKIINLAYSDLKAAFD
- the cobS gene encoding cobaltochelatase subunit CobS, coding for MATADPTATDGEMPTSGPDIEVSVRQTFGLDCDMQVPAFSQANDYVPEVDETYRFDHDTTLAILAGFAHNRRVMIQGYHGTGKSTHIEQVSARLNWPCIRVNLDSHISRIDLVGKDAIVLKDGKQVTEFREGLLPWALQRPTALVFDEYDAGRPDVMFVIQRVLEVDGKLTLLDQNRVIRPHPAFRLFSTTNTIGLGDTTGLYHGTQQINQAQMDRWNIVATLNYLEHDAEVEIILAKSPEYDSAEGRERVSAMVALADLTRSGFINGDISTVMSPRTVMTWAENATIFGDVGFAFRVTFLNKCDEIERPVVAEYYQRCFGSELPESGVKAHIT
- the cobT gene encoding cobaltochelatase subunit CobT, with translation MSQPENPLDVFRRTTAATVRAIAERDDINVTYAPRGQGLVGKEVKVTLPARNLPAEEAALVRGEADAAALRLRHHDGSLHAHARPRSQEAREIFDAIEQARCEALGMRRMAGVAQNLDAALEEQYRVRGLNRAQSREDVPLSEALRLLAREAMTGATTPASAKGVIDLWRPILGQEILQDIKELGRRAEDQALFAETVRDMLQHLDIDIGLEDDLEQDEDEQDQQQDESEDDNSSSQTDGDESAETPTTMEGEDSEGDESEGAEPQAAEADSEMMEGAGEEDPGRPGQLPELFGHNARDSEPYHAFTTEFDEIIEAEELCDPDELTRLRQMLDQQLAHLQGVIARLANRLQRRLLAMQTRAWDFNLDEGLLDTARLARVIVNPMHSLTYKQERDTEFRDTVVTLLIDNSGSMRGRPITVAAMSADILARTLERCGVKVEILGFTTRMWKGGQARERWIGAGKPPSPGRLNDLRHIVYKSADAPWRRARKNLGLMLREGILKENIDGEALLWAHNRLIGRTEQRRILMVISDGAPVDDSTLSVNPGNYLERHLRDVIAYIENRSPVELLAIGIGHDVTRYYRRAVTIVDAEQLGGTVMEKLAELFEEEHGGLAPQGPRRGARVH
- a CDS encoding esterase-like activity of phytase family protein encodes the protein MRTARLTALLYCLLLLAAPAAAQTPLEIRATPLRFNAEDKTQVTAGDLRWRGGLLLSADDPRFGGLSDLAISPDGTRITAITDAGRWITARLTYDRNGHLAGVAEGRWGALRGAGGLLLTGKARQDAEALTRLDDGSFAVAFERRHRLRRFPGGDLTKPPVEIAAPASLAAAAGNSGIEALVALAGDRLLAFTEGQKVGGLAGGDSYAVYLRDGAGLWQGLALKPKGLFHPTGAAQLPSGDVILLERRFTLLGGVSARLRRLPLAAIQPGALLDGSEIAELRPPLTLDNFEGVAVHRLGDGTTRITLVSDDNFSPLQRTLLVQFDLLQGG